The following proteins are encoded in a genomic region of Synechococcus sp. CBW1002:
- a CDS encoding glycosyltransferase family 32 protein: MIPRILHYLWLSDEPRPELMRRCIASWQQVMPDFQIRHWSLADFDQSALPLFAQQAIALRQWAFASDVLRLWLLVQHGGVYFDADVLAVRSLEPLLGYEAFTAVEFNPMAFAAGNGAAWLDADGNRRAGVRHQGPPPGIGLQAAVLGAVAGHPFLRSCLAYYECRPFLEPDGSWHRDPIAPGIYGLAAEQHGFRWINHMQKLSHGVVVLPAEIIASTKAQYGRNTLAFHCCAGSWRQSMPQVFP; encoded by the coding sequence GTGATTCCCCGAATCCTTCATTACCTCTGGCTCAGTGATGAGCCCAGGCCAGAGCTCATGCGCCGCTGTATCGCGTCGTGGCAGCAGGTGATGCCTGACTTCCAGATCCGGCACTGGTCGTTGGCCGATTTTGATCAGAGCGCCCTGCCCCTCTTCGCCCAGCAGGCGATCGCGCTGAGGCAGTGGGCCTTTGCCTCCGATGTGCTGCGGCTCTGGCTTCTTGTTCAGCATGGGGGGGTGTATTTCGATGCGGATGTGCTGGCCGTGCGTTCCCTGGAGCCCCTGCTGGGCTACGAGGCGTTCACGGCGGTGGAGTTCAATCCCATGGCTTTTGCCGCCGGGAACGGCGCCGCCTGGCTGGATGCTGATGGCAACCGGCGGGCAGGCGTTCGCCACCAGGGACCGCCACCCGGCATCGGCCTGCAGGCGGCGGTGCTGGGCGCGGTTGCCGGGCACCCCTTCCTGCGCTCCTGCCTGGCCTACTACGAGTGCCGCCCTTTCCTGGAGCCCGATGGCAGCTGGCACCGCGATCCGATCGCCCCCGGGATCTATGGCCTGGCAGCGGAGCAGCATGGCTTCCGCTGGATCAACCACATGCAGAAACTCAGCCATGGCGTTGTTGTTCTGCCGGCGGAGATCATCGCCAGCACCAAGGCCCAATATGGGCGCAATACCCTGGCTTTCCACTGCTGCGCCGGATCGTGGCGCCAATCAATGCCACAGGTATTCCCTTAA
- a CDS encoding DUF5672 family protein: MTTTGPSPLPQSPTHQLEAYRIAIFKAHCSVVLGTHLEPWARALASQRQPSGPQDPHLRAVIVDDRPTPLLRMTVLNTLLMGRQRWGVTLYTAPASLERSRALFADLAAWVSVVGLRAGEADHFDWLAYNRLLKTAAFWAQLPAPKLLLFQTDTLLIEPPDPAVFAYGYVGSPWAKGRHVSQAFPRYGADLEPLPPVWLTRRFCNTVPEGMSNGNGGLSVRDRQLMVRICQAEAAASPPEEPEDIFFARHLARHDPTPPPPTVVERFSCETAYHASAGAHAAWRYLTAAEVAEMYERHLKQVLALTCAPIS, from the coding sequence ATGACAACGACGGGGCCGTCGCCCCTGCCCCAGAGCCCCACGCACCAGCTGGAGGCCTATCGCATCGCCATCTTCAAGGCCCACTGCAGCGTGGTGCTGGGCACCCACCTCGAGCCCTGGGCTCGCGCCCTGGCCAGCCAGCGGCAGCCGAGCGGTCCCCAGGATCCACACCTGCGGGCTGTGATCGTGGACGATCGCCCCACGCCGCTGTTGCGGATGACGGTGCTCAACACCTTGTTGATGGGGCGCCAACGCTGGGGAGTGACGCTCTACACGGCGCCCGCGTCTCTGGAGCGCAGTCGTGCGCTGTTCGCCGACCTGGCAGCGTGGGTGTCGGTGGTCGGGCTGCGGGCGGGAGAGGCCGACCACTTCGACTGGCTGGCCTACAACCGGCTGCTGAAGACGGCCGCGTTCTGGGCCCAGCTCCCCGCCCCGAAACTGCTCCTGTTTCAGACCGACACGTTGCTGATCGAGCCACCTGATCCTGCCGTCTTTGCCTATGGCTATGTGGGATCCCCCTGGGCCAAGGGCCGCCATGTGAGCCAGGCTTTCCCCCGCTACGGCGCCGATCTGGAGCCTCTGCCACCCGTCTGGCTGACCCGACGCTTCTGCAACACGGTGCCTGAGGGGATGAGCAATGGCAACGGTGGCCTCTCGGTGCGGGATCGCCAGCTGATGGTGCGCATCTGCCAGGCCGAAGCAGCGGCATCGCCGCCGGAGGAACCGGAGGACATCTTCTTCGCACGGCACCTGGCACGCCATGACCCCACTCCACCACCACCAACGGTGGTGGAGCGTTTCAGCTGTGAGACGGCCTATCACGCCAGTGCAGGCGCCCATGCCGCCTGGCGCTACCTGACAGCTGCGGAGGTGGCGGAGATGTATGAGCGCCACCTCAAACAGGTGCTGGCACTCACCTGCGCGCCGATATCCTGA
- a CDS encoding cyclopropane-fatty-acyl-phospholipid synthase family protein — protein MTGAMVQHLDAVPPMTASLPPSGAEGVAELGHRRYVGGLWEEIGQLQFDFLLAQGLQPSHVLLDIACGALRLGVKVIPYLEPEHYLGMEKEAALLQAGLEQELTAAVRHQKRPQLLQGADFSFERFGRRVDRAMAQSLFTHLPPAAIEQCLQRLRPCLQPDGVFYATYFEVLQEQRNPTEAHDHGFFAYTKQQMEGFGEAHGYRAEYIGAWNHPRDQVMVAYRPAP, from the coding sequence ATGACCGGCGCCATGGTGCAGCACCTTGATGCAGTTCCACCGATGACAGCCAGCCTGCCGCCCAGCGGGGCTGAAGGGGTGGCCGAGCTGGGTCATCGCCGTTATGTCGGCGGGCTGTGGGAGGAGATCGGCCAGCTGCAGTTCGATTTCCTGCTGGCTCAGGGGCTGCAGCCGTCGCATGTGTTGCTCGACATCGCCTGTGGGGCGTTGCGGCTGGGCGTGAAGGTGATCCCCTACCTGGAGCCGGAGCACTACCTGGGCATGGAGAAGGAGGCTGCCCTGCTTCAGGCCGGACTGGAGCAGGAACTGACAGCGGCGGTGCGCCACCAGAAGCGGCCCCAGCTGCTGCAGGGTGCCGATTTCAGCTTTGAACGCTTCGGGCGACGGGTGGATCGGGCGATGGCCCAGTCGCTGTTCACCCATCTGCCGCCGGCCGCGATCGAGCAGTGCCTGCAACGCCTGCGGCCCTGCCTGCAGCCGGATGGGGTCTTCTACGCCACCTACTTCGAGGTGCTGCAGGAGCAGCGCAACCCCACCGAAGCCCACGACCACGGCTTCTTCGCTTACACGAAGCAGCAGATGGAGGGCTTTGGTGAGGCCCATGGCTACCGGGCCGAATATATCGGCGCCTGGAACCATCCCCGTGATCAGGTGATGGTGGCCTACCGCCCGGCGCCATGA
- a CDS encoding sulfotransferase produces the protein MRLPDFVGLGAQKGGTTSLHRLLADHPQVWLPASKELHYFTLNHGRGPIWYGQHYAAARNDQRCGDITPYYLFHPAAPQRLHDLIPGARLVVLLRDPVERALSGLFHSIRLGLESLPPEQALAAESGRLAGADEQLRAGLSQHHSHQVHSYLSRSCYGPQLERYEVLFAPEQLLLIKAEDLFDRPELVWPRLLGFLGLDPSPLPERLPRHNAGAGEAGQVPQELRRQLRRQLEPTYDQMARRYGITWP, from the coding sequence TTGCGACTGCCCGATTTCGTTGGCCTCGGGGCGCAGAAGGGGGGCACCACCAGCCTGCACCGCCTGCTGGCCGATCATCCACAGGTGTGGTTGCCCGCCAGCAAAGAGCTGCACTACTTCACCCTGAACCACGGGCGGGGCCCGATTTGGTACGGGCAGCACTATGCGGCGGCTCGGAACGATCAGCGCTGCGGCGACATCACGCCGTATTACCTGTTCCATCCGGCTGCACCGCAGCGGTTGCATGACCTGATCCCCGGCGCCCGACTGGTGGTGCTGTTGCGGGACCCGGTGGAGAGGGCTCTTTCCGGGTTGTTCCATTCGATCCGCCTGGGGTTGGAGTCGCTGCCGCCCGAGCAGGCCCTGGCCGCTGAGTCTGGTCGCCTGGCCGGAGCGGATGAGCAATTGCGGGCGGGCCTGTCGCAGCACCATTCACACCAGGTGCACAGCTACCTGAGCCGCAGCTGCTACGGCCCCCAGTTGGAACGCTACGAGGTCTTGTTCGCTCCGGAGCAGCTCCTGCTGATCAAGGCGGAGGATCTCTTCGACCGGCCGGAGCTGGTGTGGCCACGGCTGCTGGGTTTCCTGGGCCTCGACCCATCCCCCTTGCCGGAGCGGCTGCCTCGGCACAATGCGGGCGCCGGCGAGGCCGGACAGGTGCCGCAGGAGCTGCGACGCCAGTTGCGGCGTCAGCTGGAGCCGACCTACGACCAGATGGCCCGGCGCTACGGCATAACCTGGCCATGA